From the genome of Papaver somniferum cultivar HN1 chromosome 2, ASM357369v1, whole genome shotgun sequence, one region includes:
- the LOC113349100 gene encoding probable plastidic glucose transporter 2, which yields MWGLPNIREASSMYKRMPSREREHAIAADNQGNLDMEYLENGKVQETTNPSWRLSLPHVLVATISSFLFGYHLGVVNETLESISLDLGFGGNTLAEGLVVSICLGGAFLGSLFSGSIADGVGRRRAFQLSAFPMIVGASLSATTKSLEGMLLGRFLVGTGMGLGPPVASLYVTEISPSFVRGTYGSFIQIATCLGLMASLLIGIPAKETVGWWRVCFWLSLIPSSMLALAMEFCAESPYWLFKKGRPAEAEAEFEKLLGEFHTKSAIAEVSKSDRGDDMETVHLTELLYGRHFKVVFIGSILFALQQLSGINAVFYFSSTVFRGAGVPSNLANICIGIANLSGSIVAMLLMDKLGRKVLLLGSFFGMAFAMAVQVTAASSYIPSSGALYLSVGGMLLFVFTFASGAGPVPGLLLPEIFPGRIRAKAMAACMSVHWVVNFFVGLLFLHLLEQLGPQILYSAFTIFCLTAIVFVKNNVVETKGKSLQEIEIALLPLD from the exons ATGTGGGGTCTTCCAAATATTCGTGAAGCTTCCTCTATGTACAAGAGGATGCCTTCAAGAGAAAGAGAGCATGCCATTGCAGCTGATAATCAAGGGAATTTAG ATATGGAATATTTGGAGAATGGTAAGGTGCAAGAAACTACAAATCCTTCTTGGAGACTTTCTTTGCCACATGTACTTGTTGCTACCATTTCGTCCTTCTTATTTGGATACCATCTTGG AGTTGTTAATGAAACACTAGAGAGCATTTCGTTGGATCTTGGATTTGGAGGGAACACCCTAGCAGAAG GTCTAGTTGTGAGCATTTGCTTGGGAGGTGCCTTTCTTGGATCTCTTTTCAGTGGTTCCATTGCAGATGGGGTTGGGCGACGCAGGGCTTTCCAGTTGAGTGCTTTCCCCATGATTGTTGGAGCTTCTTTGAG TGCCACAACAAAAAGCCTGGAAGGTATGCTTCTTGGAAGATTTTTAGTTGGAACTGGAATGGGTCTGGGTCCACCTGTAGCATCTCTCTATGTGACAGAG ATTTCACCTTCATTTGTGAGGGGTACTTACGGAAGCTTTATTCAGATTGCAACCTGTCTTGGATTAATGGCATCCCTTCTTATTGGAATCCCAGCTAAGGAAACTGTGGGTTG GTGGCGGGTGTGTTTTTGGTTGTCTCTCATCCCTTCATCAATGCTTGCCCTTGCTATGGAGTTCTGTGCAGAAAGCCCCTATTGGCTTTTCAAG AAAGGAAGACCTGCTGAAGCTGAAGCTGAATTTGAGAAGCTCTTGGGAGAATTCCATACAAAATCTGCAATAGCAGAGGTATCAAAGTCTGATAGAGGGGACGACATGGAAACGGTCCATTTAACAGAATTACTATATGGTCGCCATTTTAAAG TTGTTTTTATTGGGTCAATCCTCTTTGCTTTACAACAGCTGTCTGGTATAAATGCTGTATTCTACTTCTCTTCAACTGTCTTTAGAGGCGCTGGAGTGCCTTCGAACCTGGCAAACATCTGCATTGGAATAGCAAATTTATCAG GGTCAATTGTTGCCATGCTGTTGATGGACAAACTCGGAAGGAAAGTGCTTCTTTTGGGAAGTTTCTTCGGAATG GCATTTGCAATGGCAGTCCAAGTTACAGCTGCAAGTTCCTATATTCCATCATCTGGAGCGCTGTATCTGTCTGTTGGTGGGATGTTATT GTTTGTCTTTACATTTGCATCGGGGGCTGGTCCAGTTCCAGGTCTTCTCCTACCTGAAATATTTCCAGGCCGAATCAGGGCAAAGGCAATGGCTGCCTGTATGTCGGTACATTGG GTGGTGAACTTTTTCGTGGGATTGTTGTTCTTGCATTTATTGGAACAACTTGGACCACAGATCCTGTACTCGGCTTTCACTATATTTTGCCTGACCGCAATAGTTTTTGTGAAGAACAACGTGGTGGAAACCAAAGGAAAATCACTTCAAGAGATTGAGATAGCACTTCTTCCTTTGGACTAA